From the Lolium rigidum isolate FL_2022 chromosome 2, APGP_CSIRO_Lrig_0.1, whole genome shotgun sequence genome, one window contains:
- the LOC124688056 gene encoding uncharacterized protein LOC124688056 isoform X1 yields the protein MKAAAGAGPGGGKETLATSFLRYILLLLFPLTVMYILYALHAILSSTPSCPPDLGRVVATASFSHVTTHKNTSSTPPPPPPATVTVLRATIPPPPATITVLRATTPPPPATITVLAKAPPQPPATVTVPTARPPPAPATATVSTTATTLQHVVFGIAASARLWDKRKEYIKIWWRPNSGMRGFVWLDHGVRESSVPAGLPAIKISSDTSGFPYTHRRGHRSAIRISRIVSETFRLGLPDVRWFVMGDDDTIFLPDNLLAVLGRLDHRQPYYIGSPSESHLQNIFFSYGMAFGGGGFAISQPLAARLERMQDACIRRYPSLYGSDDRIQACMAELGVPLTRHAGFHQYDVYGDLLGLLAAHPVAPLVSLHHLDVVRPLFPNVRSRQAALRRLFDGPVMLDSAGVMQQSICYDAANRWTVSVAWGFVVTVARGVMPAREMEMPARTFLNWYRRADYKSHAFNTRPLARNQCEKPALYYLASARRTVVRTGETTVTRYQRWRHRNELRPPCRWNIADPDALLDTIIVLKKPDPGLWDRSPMRNCCRVLSSPRKEGERNKTMTIDVGVCNDWEFSQV from the exons ATGAAGGCCGCCGCCGGGGCAGGCCCCGGCGGCGGCAAGGAGACCCTGGCGACCTCCTTCCTCCGTTACATCCTCCTCTTGCTTTTCCCTCTCACCGTCATGTACATTCTCTACGCCCTccacgccatcctctcctccacaCCATCCTGCCCCCCTGATCTTGGTCGCGTTGTCGCCACCGCCTCCTTCTCCCACGTCACCACCCACAAAAATACCTCGtcgacgccaccgccgcctccacctgccACGGTAACGGTGTTGAGGGCGACGATACCGCCGCCACCCGCCACGATCACGGTGTTGAGGGCGACGACACCGCCGCCACCCGCCACGATCACGGTATTGGCGAAGGCACCGCCGCAGCCACCCGCCACAGTCACGGTGCCCACGGCGAggccgcctccggcacccgccacGGCCACGGTGTCAACGACAGCAACGACGCTGCAGCACGTGGTGTTCGGCATCGCGGCGTCGGCGCGCCTGTGGGATAAGCGGAAGGAGTACATCAAGATCTGGTGGCGCCCTAACTCGGGCATGCGAGGGTTCGTGTGGCTGGACCACGGCGTGCGGGAGTCTAGCGTGCCGGCGGGGCTGCCGGCCATCAAGATCTCCTCGGACACCTCCGGTTTCCCCTACACGCACCGTCGCGGCCACCGCTCCGCGATCCGCATCTCCCGCATCGTCTCCGAGACATTCCGCCTCGGGCTCCCAGACGTGCGCTGGTTCGTCATGGGCGACGATGACACGATCTTCCTCCCGGACAACCTCCTCGCCGTTCTCGGGAGGCTCGACCACCGGCAGCCCTACTACATCGGCTCCCCCTCCGAGAGCCACCTGCAGAACATCTTCTTCTCGTACGGGATGGCGTTTGGCGGCGGCGGTTTCGCCATCAGCCAGCCTCTGGCGGCGAGGCTGGAGCGGATGCAGGACGCCTGCATCCGCCGGTACCCGTCGCTCTACGGCAGCGACGACCGGATCCAGGCGTGCATGGCCGAGTTGGGCGTGCCGCTCACGAGGCACGCGGGGTTCCACCAGTACGACGTGTACGGGGACCTCCTGGGCCTCCTCGCCGCCCACCCGGTGGCGCCGCTCGTGTCGCTGCACCACCTCGACGTGGTgcggccgctgttccccaacgtgCGGTCGCGCCAGGCGGCGCTGCGGAGGCTGTTCGACGGGCCGGTGATGCTGGACTCGGCGGGCGTGATGCAGCAGTCGATATGCTATGACGCGGCCAACCGGTGGACGGTGTCGGTGGCGTGGGGGTTCGTGGTGACGGTGGCGAGGGGCGTGATGCCGGCGCGGGAGATGGAGATGCCGGCGCGGACGTTCCTCAACTGGTACCGGCGCGCGGACTACAAGTCGCACGCGTTCAACACGAGGCCCCTGGCTCGCAACCAGTGCGAGAAACCGGCGCTGTACTACCTGGCGTCGGCGCGCCGCACGGTGGTGCGCACAGGGGAGACCACCGTGACGAGGTACCAGCGGTGGCGCCACCGCAACGAGCTACGACCGCCGTGCCGGTGGAATATCGCCGACCCGGACGCGCTGCTGGACACCATCATCGTGCTCAAGAAGCCTGACCCCGGGTTATGGGACCGG TCGCCGATGAGGAATTGTTGCAGGGTGCTGTCCTCTCCGAGGAAAGAAGGCGAGAGGAACAAGACGATGACCATAGACGTGGGTGTGTGCAATGACTGGGAGTTCAGCCAAGTATAA
- the LOC124688056 gene encoding uncharacterized protein LOC124688056 isoform X2 yields the protein MKAAAGAGPGGGKETLATSFLRYILLLLFPLTVMYILYALHAILSSTPSCPPDLGRVVATASFSHVTTHKNTSSTPPPPPPATVTVPPPAPATATVSTTATTLQHVVFGIAASARLWDKRKEYIKIWWRPNSGMRGFVWLDHGVRESSVPAGLPAIKISSDTSGFPYTHRRGHRSAIRISRIVSETFRLGLPDVRWFVMGDDDTIFLPDNLLAVLGRLDHRQPYYIGSPSESHLQNIFFSYGMAFGGGGFAISQPLAARLERMQDACIRRYPSLYGSDDRIQACMAELGVPLTRHAGFHQYDVYGDLLGLLAAHPVAPLVSLHHLDVVRPLFPNVRSRQAALRRLFDGPVMLDSAGVMQQSICYDAANRWTVSVAWGFVVTVARGVMPAREMEMPARTFLNWYRRADYKSHAFNTRPLARNQCEKPALYYLASARRTVVRTGETTVTRYQRWRHRNELRPPCRWNIADPDALLDTIIVLKKPDPGLWDRSPMRNCCRVLSSPRKEGERNKTMTIDVGVCNDWEFSQV from the exons ATGAAGGCCGCCGCCGGGGCAGGCCCCGGCGGCGGCAAGGAGACCCTGGCGACCTCCTTCCTCCGTTACATCCTCCTCTTGCTTTTCCCTCTCACCGTCATGTACATTCTCTACGCCCTccacgccatcctctcctccacaCCATCCTGCCCCCCTGATCTTGGTCGCGTTGTCGCCACCGCCTCCTTCTCCCACGTCACCACCCACAAAAATACCTCGtcgacgccaccgccgcctccacctgccACGGTAACGGT gccgcctccggcacccgccacGGCCACGGTGTCAACGACAGCAACGACGCTGCAGCACGTGGTGTTCGGCATCGCGGCGTCGGCGCGCCTGTGGGATAAGCGGAAGGAGTACATCAAGATCTGGTGGCGCCCTAACTCGGGCATGCGAGGGTTCGTGTGGCTGGACCACGGCGTGCGGGAGTCTAGCGTGCCGGCGGGGCTGCCGGCCATCAAGATCTCCTCGGACACCTCCGGTTTCCCCTACACGCACCGTCGCGGCCACCGCTCCGCGATCCGCATCTCCCGCATCGTCTCCGAGACATTCCGCCTCGGGCTCCCAGACGTGCGCTGGTTCGTCATGGGCGACGATGACACGATCTTCCTCCCGGACAACCTCCTCGCCGTTCTCGGGAGGCTCGACCACCGGCAGCCCTACTACATCGGCTCCCCCTCCGAGAGCCACCTGCAGAACATCTTCTTCTCGTACGGGATGGCGTTTGGCGGCGGCGGTTTCGCCATCAGCCAGCCTCTGGCGGCGAGGCTGGAGCGGATGCAGGACGCCTGCATCCGCCGGTACCCGTCGCTCTACGGCAGCGACGACCGGATCCAGGCGTGCATGGCCGAGTTGGGCGTGCCGCTCACGAGGCACGCGGGGTTCCACCAGTACGACGTGTACGGGGACCTCCTGGGCCTCCTCGCCGCCCACCCGGTGGCGCCGCTCGTGTCGCTGCACCACCTCGACGTGGTgcggccgctgttccccaacgtgCGGTCGCGCCAGGCGGCGCTGCGGAGGCTGTTCGACGGGCCGGTGATGCTGGACTCGGCGGGCGTGATGCAGCAGTCGATATGCTATGACGCGGCCAACCGGTGGACGGTGTCGGTGGCGTGGGGGTTCGTGGTGACGGTGGCGAGGGGCGTGATGCCGGCGCGGGAGATGGAGATGCCGGCGCGGACGTTCCTCAACTGGTACCGGCGCGCGGACTACAAGTCGCACGCGTTCAACACGAGGCCCCTGGCTCGCAACCAGTGCGAGAAACCGGCGCTGTACTACCTGGCGTCGGCGCGCCGCACGGTGGTGCGCACAGGGGAGACCACCGTGACGAGGTACCAGCGGTGGCGCCACCGCAACGAGCTACGACCGCCGTGCCGGTGGAATATCGCCGACCCGGACGCGCTGCTGGACACCATCATCGTGCTCAAGAAGCCTGACCCCGGGTTATGGGACCGG TCGCCGATGAGGAATTGTTGCAGGGTGCTGTCCTCTCCGAGGAAAGAAGGCGAGAGGAACAAGACGATGACCATAGACGTGGGTGTGTGCAATGACTGGGAGTTCAGCCAAGTATAA